One genomic region from Prionailurus bengalensis isolate Pbe53 chromosome C1, Fcat_Pben_1.1_paternal_pri, whole genome shotgun sequence encodes:
- the RNF186 gene encoding E3 ubiquitin-protein ligase RNF186 gives MRHNLSSPGRGVPDGCCHQAPAEKDKGTSSLRSDGSQVPAALADPPGQCPGPQLPRPADSVPRMACAEPQRVSTGATATEATGPARAYLGSTDGDLECLVCREPYSCARPPKLLACQHPFCAVCLKLLLCIQNDAWSVTCPLCRQATTVPGGLICSLRDQEAVAGRLVWPEVRLCPQGLADSATSTARHPGRVAEEGQDAASVNRVAARRLAAHLLLLALLVALILPVFYPGILRWVLAVIITLALLMPSLFCCHRSSRGSCWPPHGALFCREQKHSEIASIA, from the coding sequence ATGAGACACAACCTGAGCAGCCCCGGGAGAGGGGTGCCAGACGGCTGCTGTCACCAGGCGCCTGCCGAAAAGGACAAGGGGACGTCCAGCCTGAGGTCAGACGGCAGCCAGGTCCCAGCGGCGCTGGCTGACCCCCCGGGTCAATGCCCAGGCCCCCAGCTGCCACGTCCCGCTGACTCTGTGCCCAGAATGGCCTGCGCCGAGCCCCAGCGCGTCTCCACAGGAGCCACCGCCACGGAGGCCACAGGCCCTGCTAGGGCTTATCTTGGCTCCACGGATGGCGACCTCGAGTGTCTGGTGTGCCGGGAGCCCTACAGCTGTGCCCGGCCACCCAAGCTGCTGGCCTGCCAGCACCCCTTCTGTGCCGTCTGCCTGAAGCTCTTGCTGTGTATCCAGAACGACGCCTGGTCCGTCACCTGCCCACTGTGCCGCCAGGCCACCACCGTCCCCGGGGGCCTCATCTGCAGCCTGCGTGACCAGGAGGCCGTGGCGGGGCGGCTGGTCTGGCCGGAGGTGCGGCTCTGTCCTCAGGGACTGGCGGATTCCGCCACCTCGACGGCCAGGCACCCCGGCCGggtggcagaggaagggcaggacGCGGCAAGTGTTAACCGTGTGGCGGCCCGGCGCCTGGCGGCACACCTGCTCCTACTGGCCTTGCTCGTCGCCCTCATCCTGCCCGTCTTCTACCCGGGCATCCTCCGGTGGGTGCTCGCCGTCATTATCACCTTGGCCCTGCTGATGCCCTCCCTCTTCTGCTGTCACCGGAGCAGCCGGGGCAGCTGCTGGCCTCCCCACGGGGCGCTTTTCTGCAGAGAACAGAAGCACAGCGAGATCGCTTCCATCGCCTGA